CTCCTAATTTTGTGCAAGTAAAGTATGTCGGTATTCTTTGTTAAAGAACGATTCCCCGAACGCTTTCGGGGAATGACGGGAAAAAAACGACAACTGTTCAAGTTCTGGGCCTTTTTAAAGCATTAAAAGAATAGGTTCCGGCTAAAGAACTGCCGGAATGACAGATAGGAGATAGATTCCGGCTAAAGAACTGCCGGAATGACAGACAGGAGATAGATTCCGGCTAAAGAACTGCCGGAATGACAGACAGGAGATAGGTTCCGGCTAAAGAACTGCCGGAATGACAGATGGGAGATAGATTCCGGCTAAAGGATTGCCGGAATGACAGATGGGAGATAGGTTCCGGATAAAAAACTGCTGGAATGACAGATGGGAGATAGGTTTCGGCTAAAGGATTGCCGGAATGACAGATGGGAGATAGGTTCCGGCTAAAGAACTGCCGGAATGACAGATGGGAACACCGGGATGACGGATGGGGAAATTGAGTTTATACACGGACTCTGATTATGAGGGGACAAATAAAAGATGTTGTGATGGGGATATGCTATTTAGATGCAAGCGATACGGATTGCTTCTCTATTTCCAGACGGCAGGAGACCTCTCTGAGCAATATAAGCACCCTGTCCTTTGGCCGTTCGCATAAAAAGACACCTTCAAAGCCGGTCATGGGGCCGTCTGTTATTATAAGCCTGTCTCCTGGTTTGAGTTCCTTGGCTGACAGGTCAATGAACCCGTCCTTCATCCTTGCGTGGATAGAGTCGATTATTGTCTTATCCACCATATAGGGTGACCCTGACCTGCTTCCGATGACATAACGGACACCCCTTGTGTACTTGATGAGGCGATAGTCTCTTTCAGGGTCGAATCTGGCAAAAACATAGCAGGGAAAGAGTTTCTCTACAATCATCTTCAGCCGTCCCTTATAGAAACGTTTTTTCCTTACAGCAGGATTCAGGACATCAAAGTTGGCTG
The Nitrospirota bacterium genome window above contains:
- a CDS encoding transcription termination/antitermination NusG family protein; amino-acid sequence: MSTSDIHEPTNWYVIYTKPSQEDLVAKYLQTANFDVLNPAVRKKRFYKGRLKMIVEKLFPCYVFARFDPERDYRLIKYTRGVRYVIGSRSGSPYMVDKTIIDSIHARMKDGFIDLSAKELKPGDRLIITDGPMTGFEGVFLCERPKDRVLILLREVSCRLEIEKQSVSLASK